The proteins below are encoded in one region of Bremerella sp. P1:
- a CDS encoding LamG-like jellyroll fold domain-containing protein: METTEEFTHDTSAVDVALHPSRAEAPFPAEQQKDRIKPASDSNGNRGWVSLLLVIAASLLVAVGTVAWFVENQEFASVEYVAGAQELSVGMVLGRESHLIQAGTVQLVTPRGARIVIEAPALFFFESAQRLQLKHGRLAADIPPEAHGFTVVTPTGQAIDLGTKFGVDMPESGEAEIHVFQGEVVAQSTEGGNLSNLRDSQAFRLQSAAGIPSSFRSGAFIQPGEVNSLNAALQAGQPSRSQSALEVLREDPHLITLLDFESEQKNPGVYRSVQGRWPGSQAAEFVSVGDHMKLDVGGERLWPQLTLAAWVRLDQLGEPYHSLLHTDGWENTKKGQVHWMVTGLTTMRLALRDNTLASEERAHHGFPDSQTSVLPEQGRWVHLAAVYDADNKTVRFYLNGKFDGEAKLSQAFPARLGPAQIGNWNTNDRTLSGRIDEMLILGRAMSDSEMERLFTAGNPYR, encoded by the coding sequence ATGGAAACGACCGAAGAGTTCACGCATGACACGTCAGCGGTGGATGTCGCACTTCACCCGTCACGTGCTGAGGCTCCTTTCCCTGCCGAACAGCAGAAAGATCGTATCAAACCAGCGTCAGATTCAAACGGCAACCGCGGTTGGGTGAGCTTGCTTCTTGTGATCGCAGCCAGCTTGTTGGTAGCCGTCGGAACGGTGGCATGGTTTGTCGAGAATCAAGAGTTTGCCAGCGTAGAATATGTAGCTGGGGCGCAAGAATTGTCGGTTGGGATGGTTCTGGGCAGAGAGTCGCATCTCATCCAAGCCGGAACAGTTCAATTAGTGACTCCACGGGGGGCTCGCATCGTGATTGAGGCTCCCGCTCTGTTTTTCTTCGAGTCGGCTCAACGGTTGCAGTTGAAACATGGCCGTTTGGCAGCAGATATTCCTCCAGAAGCTCATGGGTTTACCGTCGTTACACCAACCGGCCAGGCAATTGACTTGGGCACGAAGTTCGGCGTGGATATGCCGGAATCAGGAGAAGCTGAAATCCACGTATTTCAGGGAGAAGTCGTCGCCCAATCGACTGAAGGCGGCAATCTAAGTAATCTTCGTGATAGTCAGGCTTTTCGCCTTCAATCGGCGGCAGGAATTCCGAGCAGTTTTCGCTCGGGCGCCTTTATTCAACCTGGGGAAGTCAATTCCCTGAATGCCGCTCTTCAGGCTGGTCAACCGAGTCGCTCCCAATCAGCACTCGAAGTTTTGCGAGAAGATCCCCATCTCATCACCTTGCTAGACTTCGAATCTGAGCAAAAGAATCCAGGAGTTTATCGCAGCGTTCAGGGGCGCTGGCCAGGATCTCAAGCCGCGGAGTTCGTCAGCGTAGGGGATCACATGAAACTTGACGTCGGTGGAGAACGCTTGTGGCCGCAACTGACTTTGGCCGCATGGGTTCGCCTCGACCAACTTGGAGAACCGTACCACTCCCTACTGCATACTGATGGTTGGGAAAACACCAAGAAGGGTCAGGTTCATTGGATGGTTACAGGATTGACCACCATGCGATTGGCCCTCCGTGACAACACGCTCGCCTCGGAAGAACGGGCGCATCATGGATTTCCTGACTCGCAAACAAGCGTTCTGCCCGAACAAGGTCGCTGGGTGCACTTGGCTGCTGTTTACGATGCGGACAACAAGACGGTCCGTTTCTATCTAAATGGCAAGTTTGACGGTGAAGCCAAGCTGTCTCAGGCATTTCCCGCCCGTTTGGGGCCCGCACAAATAGGCAATTGGAATACGAACGACCGTACACTCAGTGGCCGTATTGACGAAATGTTAATTCTTGGTCGTGCGATGTCGGATAGTGAAATGGAACGGCTCTTTACCGCAGGAAATCCTTACCGCTAG
- a CDS encoding sigma-70 family RNA polymerase sigma factor — MQRASNMLMSESNRNARFVREFACHEEAIRAYVRRLVPSRSDCDDILQEVAMILWEKFDEFHEGGNFRSWAFGFARYKVLSWLRDNGRRRLVLDSDVVSMIADESIEEDSYLEQQRLAFRSCFGKLPDDQRTLIANAYRKDMTIQDIAATSGRTTAGFYQWLYRMRQMLLECVQRTLASEANP; from the coding sequence GTGCAGAGAGCCTCCAACATGCTGATGAGCGAATCCAATCGAAATGCACGCTTTGTCCGCGAGTTCGCTTGCCATGAAGAGGCAATTCGTGCTTACGTGCGCCGATTGGTTCCCTCGCGCAGCGACTGCGACGACATCTTGCAGGAAGTGGCGATGATTCTATGGGAGAAGTTTGACGAGTTTCATGAAGGGGGCAATTTTCGCTCTTGGGCCTTCGGATTTGCTCGCTACAAAGTTCTTTCCTGGCTCCGTGACAACGGGCGACGACGCTTGGTGCTCGATAGTGATGTGGTGTCCATGATCGCCGACGAGTCGATCGAAGAAGATTCGTATCTCGAACAACAACGGCTCGCCTTTCGGTCCTGTTTCGGAAAACTCCCCGACGACCAGCGGACGTTAATAGCGAACGCCTATCGAAAAGATATGACGATCCAAGATATAGCGGCGACGAGCGGCCGCACGACCGCCGGATTTTACCAATGGCTCTATCGCATGCGGCAGATGTTGTTGGAATGCGTGCAACGTACACTCGCCAGCGAGGCGAATCCATGA
- a CDS encoding DUF1559 domain-containing protein, whose amino-acid sequence MTKSSSRGGFTLVELLVVIAIIGVLIALLLPAVQQAREAARRMQCSNQLKQIGLAIHNYHDTHKVFPCASAVGHNWGTVHDSHKGSPYVKILPYLEQNPLYENCNFQGDTVAVSVTPDGDKVNSVVIDTIICPSDDHPGRWKDGAAINGGSNGEDRALTNYSFSMGSQANSPCGTHNNYFGNGPIVRADTLNPNQISGVFGHWAWAARMRDITDGLTNTIALGEIRPKCSMHTRDGWMGVNSVYTGTGVAINFNTCEGEPGTGSGCNQHSGQWGASQGFKSRHPGGAMFLLCDGSVHFLSETLDMVTYQALGDRRDGQVVGEF is encoded by the coding sequence ATGACGAAATCTTCATCGCGAGGCGGCTTCACCTTGGTCGAACTGCTTGTGGTCATCGCGATCATTGGCGTTCTGATCGCGTTATTACTTCCCGCCGTTCAACAAGCCCGTGAGGCGGCCCGGCGAATGCAGTGTTCCAATCAATTAAAACAGATTGGTCTGGCCATCCACAACTATCACGACACACACAAAGTCTTCCCCTGTGCTTCAGCTGTGGGTCATAACTGGGGCACTGTGCATGATTCGCACAAGGGAAGCCCCTATGTGAAGATCCTTCCCTACCTTGAGCAAAACCCTTTATATGAAAACTGCAACTTTCAAGGCGATACGGTCGCAGTAAGCGTTACGCCGGATGGAGACAAAGTCAATTCGGTAGTCATAGATACCATTATTTGCCCCTCGGACGATCATCCGGGGAGATGGAAAGACGGTGCCGCGATTAATGGAGGTTCCAACGGCGAAGACCGCGCATTGACGAACTATTCATTCAGCATGGGAAGCCAGGCAAATTCGCCATGCGGAACGCACAATAACTATTTCGGAAATGGTCCCATTGTCCGCGCCGATACGTTGAATCCTAATCAAATCTCGGGGGTCTTTGGTCACTGGGCATGGGCAGCTCGCATGCGGGACATCACCGATGGCCTGACAAACACAATTGCTCTCGGGGAAATTCGTCCTAAATGTTCGATGCACACTCGCGACGGTTGGATGGGAGTCAATTCGGTCTATACCGGCACCGGAGTGGCTATCAACTTCAATACCTGTGAGGGAGAACCTGGGACGGGTAGTGGATGCAATCAACACTCAGGTCAGTGGGGCGCTTCACAAGGCTTCAAGTCTCGTCACCCGGGCGGAGCTATGTTCCTGTTGTGTGACGGTTCGGTTCATTTCCTCAGTGAAACACTGGACATGGTAACGTATCAGGCTCTCGGGGACCGTCGTGACGGCCAGGTCGTAGGTGAATTCTAA
- a CDS encoding DUF1553 domain-containing protein, translated as MIRYCLIIGILLLVPGFLSAEDLPTPADKQASFESDVLPILEAKCHDCHGEFGQESNFRLDKKTPLLRGGDSGEPGIIVGNSEKSHLIRLVAGLEPELRMPPDEDDALSKEEISILRAWIDQGAKWPGPNGVVEEKKLTTDHWAFQKLTHIDVPNLQSDWVNNPLDQFILKRLSDKGLSPSGPADRRTLIRRLSLDLLGLPPRPEDVDAFVNEESPEATDRLIEKLLASPHFGERWASHWLDLVRFAETHGFETNRERPNAWRYRDYVIRAFNSGMPYDQFIREQIAGDSYDSPIGLGYLVAGPFDQVKSPDINLTLMQRQNELDDMINTTGTAFLGLTIGCARCHNHKFDPISQSDYYSMQAIFAGVQHGDMELPLSEERIERAKALKLQVAGIEKELSAYVKHSHSSRFLMIDDDPDIAGTKVKLLKPVTARGINLPGTAVGQANDPGDAKRSPNVSGGKYSWWKHKPGEPVIAWHPQTAGTYRVWLSWGCGYDTHCQDAQYVVDRDGDPQTRNDWEVLAIVNQQQFANGDVQLKSEPMWSGFFHASVTKLDADDQILLVGGSTGTALTADVLLLEEVQPDSSATPDKPIFREAVSATANVEHISPQSTKFVRFTIEETNSGSQPCLDELAIFSKGRNVALASEGSKPSASGSLSGYPIHQLKHINDGKYSNNHSWISDTQGKGWVQIELPKVFEVERVEWSRDQAGVYADRVPTKYRVELSNDGEAWNEVASSSDRLATAMSSENTPRQYQFTHLSSADAEFAKALVEKLKFATAELKTITAPTKAYAGRYRQPGPTHRLYRGEPTAKREEVLPNAPDVFTDLELAADSPEKQRRKELADWIASRENPLTARVIVNRIWQFHFGTGLVDTPSDFGAAGVPPTHPELLDWLAMELMDNQWSLKHIHRLILQSATYQQSSRPDPTSLKADAGTRLLWRYPPHRLEAEPIRDSILTVSGVLDRTSGGPGFSAFEVEAENVRHYHPKTEFGPKDWRRMIYMTKVRMEKDAIFGLFDCPDAATSVAKRSRSTTPLQALNLFNSEFVLQQAVLFSNRLRAESDSTTPQITRAYQLCYARDPSHEEVKACEAFIEKQGLEAFCRALLNSNEFLFMQ; from the coding sequence ATGATTCGTTACTGCCTGATAATCGGAATTTTGCTTCTTGTTCCTGGGTTTCTGTCCGCAGAAGACCTACCTACACCAGCGGACAAGCAAGCTAGCTTTGAGTCGGACGTATTGCCGATTCTAGAAGCGAAGTGCCACGATTGTCATGGCGAGTTTGGCCAGGAAAGCAACTTTCGACTCGATAAGAAAACGCCGCTGCTACGCGGTGGCGATTCCGGTGAGCCTGGAATCATTGTCGGTAACAGCGAGAAGAGTCATCTGATTCGGCTAGTAGCGGGTCTTGAGCCTGAGTTGAGAATGCCACCGGACGAGGATGACGCACTGTCCAAAGAGGAAATATCGATTCTCCGGGCATGGATCGACCAAGGCGCGAAATGGCCCGGCCCCAATGGTGTCGTCGAAGAAAAGAAGCTAACTACAGATCACTGGGCATTTCAAAAGCTGACGCATATTGATGTACCCAACTTGCAGAGCGACTGGGTAAACAACCCGCTCGATCAATTCATTTTGAAGCGGCTTTCTGACAAAGGTCTGTCTCCCAGTGGCCCAGCCGACCGACGCACACTCATTCGTCGTTTGTCCTTGGATTTGCTCGGTTTGCCACCGCGGCCGGAGGATGTCGACGCATTCGTTAATGAGGAATCCCCTGAGGCCACCGACCGACTCATCGAAAAGCTTCTGGCAAGCCCTCATTTTGGTGAGCGTTGGGCTTCGCACTGGCTTGATCTCGTCAGATTTGCTGAGACTCATGGCTTCGAGACCAATCGCGAACGCCCCAATGCCTGGCGATACCGAGACTACGTGATCCGGGCATTTAACAGCGGCATGCCGTACGACCAGTTCATTCGCGAGCAGATTGCAGGCGACAGTTACGATAGCCCGATTGGTCTAGGGTATCTTGTCGCCGGCCCGTTCGATCAGGTGAAAAGTCCCGACATCAACCTGACGCTCATGCAACGCCAGAATGAACTGGACGATATGATCAATACGACGGGTACGGCGTTTCTTGGTCTCACCATTGGCTGTGCCCGATGTCATAACCACAAGTTCGATCCAATTTCGCAAAGCGACTATTACTCCATGCAGGCCATCTTTGCAGGAGTACAGCATGGTGATATGGAGTTGCCATTATCAGAGGAAAGGATAGAGCGAGCTAAGGCATTGAAGCTGCAAGTTGCCGGGATCGAGAAAGAACTCTCTGCCTATGTGAAGCACTCTCATAGTAGCCGCTTTCTTATGATCGATGACGATCCTGACATTGCCGGAACGAAGGTCAAGTTGCTCAAACCGGTAACCGCAAGAGGGATCAATCTACCTGGCACCGCAGTCGGGCAGGCGAATGATCCTGGCGATGCGAAAAGATCACCCAATGTCAGCGGAGGCAAATATTCGTGGTGGAAGCATAAGCCCGGTGAGCCCGTAATTGCCTGGCATCCTCAAACGGCAGGTACTTATCGCGTCTGGCTTTCCTGGGGATGTGGCTATGATACGCACTGCCAAGACGCTCAATATGTTGTTGACCGAGACGGCGATCCACAAACACGCAACGACTGGGAGGTCTTGGCGATTGTCAACCAGCAGCAGTTTGCCAATGGAGATGTGCAACTGAAGAGCGAGCCGATGTGGAGTGGATTCTTTCATGCGTCGGTTACTAAGTTGGATGCCGACGATCAGATTTTGCTTGTCGGTGGCTCCACCGGTACGGCATTGACAGCGGATGTCTTACTACTGGAAGAGGTGCAACCAGATTCATCAGCGACGCCAGACAAACCGATCTTCCGAGAAGCTGTCTCCGCAACTGCCAACGTCGAGCACATATCTCCCCAGTCGACGAAGTTTGTTCGCTTTACGATTGAGGAAACCAATTCTGGGTCACAGCCTTGCCTAGATGAGCTCGCCATCTTTTCTAAGGGACGCAACGTCGCTCTGGCAAGTGAAGGCTCCAAGCCGAGCGCGTCCGGTTCGTTGTCTGGATATCCGATCCACCAATTGAAGCACATCAATGACGGAAAATACTCAAACAACCACAGTTGGATTTCTGATACCCAAGGTAAGGGCTGGGTTCAAATTGAGTTGCCGAAAGTGTTTGAAGTTGAACGCGTTGAATGGTCGCGAGATCAAGCTGGCGTCTACGCGGACCGGGTTCCTACAAAGTATCGGGTAGAGCTTTCGAACGATGGCGAGGCCTGGAATGAGGTAGCTAGTAGTTCCGATCGGCTTGCGACAGCCATGTCGAGTGAAAACACGCCACGTCAGTATCAGTTCACTCATCTGTCTTCCGCGGATGCTGAATTTGCGAAGGCACTGGTCGAGAAGTTGAAGTTTGCCACGGCAGAGTTGAAAACAATAACCGCCCCTACGAAAGCCTACGCTGGCCGATACCGACAGCCTGGTCCAACGCACCGTCTTTATCGCGGTGAACCGACGGCAAAGCGCGAAGAAGTGCTGCCGAATGCTCCGGACGTGTTTACTGATTTAGAGTTGGCCGCGGATAGTCCCGAAAAACAACGCCGGAAAGAGTTGGCCGATTGGATCGCCTCACGCGAGAATCCATTGACGGCCCGCGTAATCGTTAACCGGATTTGGCAATTCCACTTTGGGACCGGGTTAGTGGATACGCCGAGTGATTTCGGTGCAGCCGGTGTTCCTCCAACGCATCCGGAATTACTCGACTGGCTTGCGATGGAACTCATGGATAATCAATGGTCGCTTAAACATATCCACCGGCTCATTCTACAATCGGCTACCTATCAGCAGTCGAGCCGTCCCGATCCCACGTCTTTGAAGGCAGATGCCGGAACAAGACTCCTTTGGCGATATCCACCTCACCGACTTGAAGCAGAGCCTATTCGTGATTCCATTCTGACAGTTTCGGGCGTCTTAGACCGGACAAGTGGCGGACCAGGCTTCAGTGCCTTTGAAGTCGAAGCGGAGAATGTCCGGCACTACCATCCAAAAACAGAATTCGGTCCGAAAGATTGGCGCCGAATGATCTATATGACCAAGGTCCGCATGGAAAAAGATGCCATTTTTGGCCTGTTCGATTGTCCCGATGCGGCAACGTCTGTCGCAAAGCGGTCTCGCTCGACGACACCACTGCAAGCATTAAACCTTTTCAACAGCGAGTTTGTGTTGCAGCAAGCAGTGTTGTTCAGCAACCGATTGCGTGCGGAATCAGATTCAACAACTCCTCAAATTACTCGGGCGTATCAACTGTGTTATGCGCGTGATCCAAGCCATGAGGAAGTGAAGGCTTGCGAAGCGTTCATTGAAAAGCAGGGCTTGGAAGCCTTTTGCCGAGCGTTGCTCAACAGCAATGAGTTTCTATTCATGCAGTAA
- a CDS encoding DUF1501 domain-containing protein — MNTQVNSSENMQRPLGSHLLHRRNFLGHTVSGLGSIAFSMLLAQDKLLAENARSVGGQAPIRPQIDPGKPFAPRTPHAQAAAKNVLVIFCSGACSQVDTFDYKPELIKRHGQPMPGADELVTFQGQQGNLTKSPWKFRPRGECGKMISDLVPHLGDMADDICFLHSIKGKTNTHGPGENLMSTGFTLDGYPSMGAWTTYALGSANQNLPAYVAIPDPRGTPQASVNNWGPGFLPAAFQGTDFNANKPIRNLGRPTGIDPKSDAATRDFLNELNARHLEQFPGDSELAARISSYELAARMQMTVPEVSDISSESAETLLMYGADDTQNTLKAAYARNCILSRRLIEQGVRFVQLFNGAYQTGGEGVSNWDGHKSLESQYSVHGPVLDQPTAALLKDLKQRGLLENTLVVWCTEFGRMPTFQKGASGRDHNPEGFTCWLAGAGVKAPFTFGASDEFGYKAADNVVDVHDFHATILHLLGLDHERLTFYHNGLERRLTDVHGHVIKDILA; from the coding sequence ATGAATACTCAAGTTAACTCGAGCGAAAACATGCAGCGTCCCTTAGGGAGTCACCTGTTGCATCGCCGGAACTTTCTTGGCCATACGGTATCGGGCCTGGGGAGCATTGCGTTCTCGATGCTGCTTGCCCAAGACAAACTACTGGCGGAGAATGCGCGATCTGTCGGCGGTCAGGCTCCCATTCGGCCTCAAATCGATCCTGGTAAACCGTTTGCCCCGCGGACGCCGCATGCTCAGGCTGCTGCGAAGAACGTATTGGTGATCTTCTGTTCTGGCGCATGCAGTCAAGTTGATACGTTCGACTACAAGCCAGAATTGATCAAGCGGCACGGTCAGCCCATGCCTGGAGCGGACGAGCTAGTTACGTTCCAGGGGCAACAAGGGAATCTAACCAAGAGCCCTTGGAAGTTCCGCCCTCGCGGTGAGTGTGGCAAGATGATCTCCGACCTGGTGCCCCATCTTGGCGACATGGCAGACGATATTTGCTTCCTACATTCCATTAAAGGGAAAACGAACACGCATGGTCCGGGCGAGAACCTGATGTCCACGGGGTTTACGCTAGATGGTTATCCAAGCATGGGCGCATGGACGACATATGCCCTGGGGAGTGCCAATCAGAATCTTCCTGCTTACGTGGCGATCCCCGATCCTCGCGGTACGCCTCAGGCCTCGGTCAACAATTGGGGACCAGGCTTCTTGCCGGCAGCGTTCCAAGGAACTGACTTTAATGCGAATAAGCCTATTCGTAACTTGGGACGACCAACAGGGATTGACCCTAAATCGGATGCGGCTACGCGTGACTTTCTGAATGAACTGAATGCTCGTCATTTAGAACAGTTTCCGGGAGATAGCGAACTTGCCGCTCGAATCTCGAGCTACGAGTTGGCTGCTCGCATGCAAATGACGGTCCCGGAGGTAAGCGATATCTCGTCGGAGTCTGCGGAAACGCTACTTATGTATGGGGCGGATGATACTCAAAACACGCTTAAGGCGGCCTATGCTCGGAACTGCATTCTTTCGAGACGTTTGATTGAGCAAGGCGTTCGCTTCGTCCAACTATTCAACGGTGCCTATCAGACTGGCGGCGAAGGGGTCAGCAATTGGGATGGGCACAAATCGCTTGAGTCGCAGTACAGTGTCCATGGGCCGGTTCTCGATCAGCCAACGGCGGCGCTTCTGAAGGACTTGAAACAGCGGGGTTTGTTGGAGAACACACTAGTTGTCTGGTGTACGGAGTTTGGACGAATGCCGACCTTCCAGAAGGGAGCAAGTGGGCGAGACCATAACCCGGAAGGATTCACCTGTTGGCTGGCGGGAGCGGGCGTTAAAGCGCCTTTTACTTTTGGTGCCAGTGACGAATTTGGGTACAAGGCTGCTGACAATGTTGTCGATGTTCACGATTTTCACGCGACGATTCTGCATCTGTTGGGTTTAGATCACGAGCGACTAACCTTCTATCACAACGGCCTAGAACGCCGTTTAACCGACGTACACGGCCATGTGATCAAGGACATCCTGGCGTAG
- a CDS encoding sulfatase family protein — MLLFILSQAELKSAEPARPNIVFLFADDQSTYSVGCYGNKDVKTPNMDQLGRDGVIFDKHYNTTAICMASRASVFTGMYEYKTGCNFSHGDMHEDVWAKSYPVLLREAGYLTAFAGKFGIVVKGKGLCAEDFDFWGGGPSQTNYQTSKNKSMQKYAAQYPHSTLSYAAFAQDVIRESVERKKPFCLSISFKAPHKPATPDPQFDDVYAGKTFTKPANFGREFGEHLSFQSKSGRQYPRFTEWNYDTDYDGEMAKYHQQVYGIDVALGMILDELKAQDIADNTVVIYTSDNGYICGSHGYGSKVLPMEESSRVPLMIYDPRSPLNGKQMRCDRLTGNIDFAPTILELAGVPVPANMDGKSLLPLLQNPRVGGHEQMAFINVFGPLPTHSLSCLTARFKYTYWWYADDKMKPVEELFDTKNDPLELTNLAISTASQEVLQEMRKRYDQELSKWNRQAVDYNDYQRYGNLFRRK, encoded by the coding sequence ATGCTGCTGTTTATCTTGTCTCAGGCAGAACTTAAATCGGCCGAGCCAGCACGTCCCAATATTGTTTTCCTCTTCGCGGACGATCAATCGACCTATTCCGTTGGTTGCTATGGAAACAAGGACGTCAAAACGCCCAACATGGATCAGCTTGGTCGAGATGGGGTGATCTTCGACAAACACTACAATACCACCGCCATCTGCATGGCCAGTCGAGCTAGCGTTTTCACGGGCATGTATGAATATAAAACCGGGTGCAATTTCAGCCATGGGGATATGCATGAAGATGTATGGGCCAAGTCGTATCCTGTACTACTTAGAGAAGCTGGTTACCTCACGGCATTTGCAGGGAAGTTCGGAATCGTCGTGAAAGGTAAGGGACTCTGTGCTGAGGACTTCGATTTCTGGGGAGGCGGCCCTAGCCAGACCAATTACCAAACGTCGAAGAACAAGTCGATGCAGAAGTACGCCGCTCAGTACCCTCACTCGACCTTGTCCTACGCGGCGTTCGCCCAAGATGTCATTCGCGAATCGGTTGAACGGAAGAAGCCGTTCTGCCTATCGATCAGTTTTAAAGCTCCCCACAAACCGGCGACCCCAGACCCCCAATTCGATGACGTTTACGCAGGCAAGACATTCACAAAGCCGGCAAACTTTGGACGTGAATTCGGCGAGCATCTATCATTTCAAAGCAAGTCAGGGAGACAATATCCTCGGTTCACCGAATGGAATTACGACACCGATTACGACGGAGAAATGGCCAAGTACCACCAACAGGTCTACGGCATCGACGTGGCACTAGGCATGATCCTTGATGAACTAAAAGCCCAAGACATCGCAGACAATACGGTCGTTATTTACACGAGCGATAACGGCTATATTTGCGGTTCGCACGGTTACGGTTCGAAGGTTCTGCCCATGGAGGAGTCTTCCCGCGTGCCATTGATGATCTATGACCCGCGGAGCCCGCTTAATGGGAAACAAATGCGGTGTGATCGATTAACCGGAAATATTGACTTTGCCCCGACGATCCTTGAACTGGCCGGCGTACCAGTTCCCGCGAATATGGACGGAAAGAGTCTTTTGCCATTACTGCAAAATCCGCGGGTCGGAGGTCACGAGCAAATGGCCTTCATCAACGTGTTTGGCCCCCTGCCAACGCACAGCTTGAGTTGTCTAACGGCGCGATTCAAATACACATACTGGTGGTACGCTGACGACAAGATGAAGCCGGTGGAGGAATTATTCGATACCAAGAACGACCCGCTCGAACTCACCAACTTGGCCATTAGCACCGCTAGCCAAGAAGTTCTACAGGAAATGCGAAAGCGATACGATCAAGAACTGTCGAAGTGGAATCGTCAGGCCGTCGACTATAACGACTACCAACGGTATGGCAATCTTTTCCGTCGGAAATAA
- a CDS encoding arylsulfatase, producing MNRILSAVLFSLLLPFTTFGEADSTRPNIIIVMPDDLAYGDYGCLGNPVLQTPAVDGFIKESLLFTQFHVSPTCSPTRASLMSGRHEFKNGVTHTILERERMSLDTFTLPQMLKTTGYSTGIFGKWHLGDEEAYRPESRGFDEVYIHGAGGIGQTFPGSCGDAPGNSNINPTLWHNGKFEKTKGYCTDLFFQQSFKWIDSQRKTKQPFFAYISLNAAHGPHVVPDEYCQNYQGKTGISDGLAKYLGMVENIDTNFGKLLAKLKDWDLEENTLLIYLGTDNGGGISRKLFDSGLRGGKNSPYQGGTLSPCFVRWPAGNVPAGETCNALTAHVDLFPTLMEITGAKTTPKLEHQLEGRSMLTLLTDPAAKWSERLLVHHTGRWKIGTVEKAMYSKSAIQNSRFTLVNNQELYDLKTDPGETTNVIDAHPEVAATLRSAYDQWWQDVQPLLVNEDAVGPEINPFQKLYFEQFGGSPSPQDIQKMRRHLMSSDALPASNNKRKAR from the coding sequence ATGAATAGAATTCTTTCAGCCGTCCTATTCTCGCTTCTGCTTCCATTCACGACTTTTGGGGAAGCAGATTCAACACGGCCCAATATCATTATTGTTATGCCCGATGATCTCGCATACGGAGACTACGGCTGCCTTGGCAACCCTGTTCTGCAGACGCCTGCCGTCGATGGATTCATCAAGGAAAGTCTGCTGTTCACACAGTTTCACGTAAGCCCCACCTGCTCTCCCACGCGTGCCTCTCTGATGAGCGGTCGACACGAATTCAAGAACGGAGTTACCCATACGATCCTCGAGCGAGAGAGAATGAGCCTGGACACATTCACGCTTCCGCAGATGCTCAAAACCACTGGCTACTCCACAGGTATCTTTGGCAAGTGGCACCTTGGAGACGAGGAAGCCTATCGGCCTGAAAGTCGCGGATTTGACGAAGTCTACATTCACGGAGCCGGAGGTATTGGTCAGACATTTCCCGGTTCATGTGGTGACGCTCCCGGCAACAGCAACATCAACCCAACGCTGTGGCACAATGGCAAGTTCGAAAAAACCAAAGGTTATTGCACCGATCTCTTCTTCCAGCAGTCTTTCAAGTGGATTGATTCGCAGCGGAAAACTAAGCAGCCCTTCTTTGCTTACATTTCACTGAATGCTGCCCACGGTCCGCACGTCGTTCCGGACGAGTACTGCCAGAACTACCAAGGCAAGACGGGTATCAGCGATGGACTGGCCAAGTATCTCGGTATGGTCGAAAATATTGATACCAACTTTGGCAAGCTGTTGGCGAAGCTCAAAGATTGGGACCTCGAAGAGAATACCCTGCTGATCTATCTTGGCACTGACAATGGCGGCGGCATCAGCCGTAAACTTTTTGACTCGGGATTGCGAGGGGGCAAGAACTCACCGTATCAAGGAGGAACGCTCTCTCCCTGCTTTGTCCGCTGGCCAGCCGGTAACGTTCCAGCAGGTGAAACTTGCAATGCGTTGACTGCCCATGTCGATCTATTCCCAACGCTGATGGAGATAACGGGCGCCAAGACGACCCCCAAACTTGAGCATCAACTCGAAGGACGCAGCATGCTGACTCTCCTGACAGATCCAGCGGCCAAGTGGTCTGAACGCCTGCTTGTCCACCATACAGGCCGCTGGAAGATTGGTACGGTAGAGAAAGCTATGTACAGTAAGTCAGCTATTCAGAACTCGCGATTCACACTCGTCAACAATCAAGAGCTCTACGACCTGAAGACCGACCCAGGCGAAACCACCAATGTGATCGATGCCCACCCCGAAGTCGCGGCCACACTTCGTTCAGCGTATGATCAATGGTGGCAAGACGTGCAGCCACTGTTAGTCAACGAAGACGCTGTCGGTCCCGAGATCAATCCTTTTCAAAAGCTGTACTTCGAGCAATTCGGAGGAAGCCCTTCCCCACAAGATATCCAGAAGATGCGCCGGCATCTCATGTCTAGCGACGCTCTGCCTGCTTCGAACAATAAGCGTAAAGCTCGATAG